A stretch of the Lactuca sativa cultivar Salinas chromosome 9, Lsat_Salinas_v11, whole genome shotgun sequence genome encodes the following:
- the LOC111899065 gene encoding protein PELPK2, whose amino-acid sequence MVPLKYPSFIIPLLLITFTSMNSSIIVAEARNLLEIHLPDLPNLPEIPKPELPDLPEFPKPELPNLPEIPKPELPHLPSLEVPEVSDLPFPKFPDLPNDFPIPSEIP is encoded by the coding sequence ATGGTGCCACTTAAATACCCTTCATTTATTATACCCTTGCTTCTCATCACGTTTACATCAATGAACAGCAGCATCATTGTAGCAGAGGCAAGAAACCTTCTAGAGATACATCTGCCTGATCTTCCTAATTTACCTGAAATTCCAAAGCCTGAACTGCCAGACTTACCTGAGTTTCCCAAACCAGAACTGCCCAACTTACCTGAGATCCCTAAGCCTGAACTGCCCCATTTACCTTCCCTGGAAGTGCCAGAAGTATCGGATTTGCCATTTCCAAAGTTCCCTGATCTGCCAAATGACTTTCCTATCCCATCTGAGATACCATGA